From the Fictibacillus halophilus genome, the window CTAGAATAAGCAACATAAAAATCGCGGTTAAATAAGCGTTTAACGTATTGTTGAAGACTAGCTTTTCAGCAGCCTCGATGGAAGGTACAGTTGCAGGCAAGTTGCCGCTCGCTATAGCTTCCTTCATAACCTCTGCTTGTTTTAAGAAACCGATTTTCGGTACATCAGAGAAAATCTTTTGCCAAGCAGCTGAGAACGTTACGATCATCAGCCAAGCAAGTGGAACTAATGTAACCCATACGAACTTCTTTTTACCCATTTTTAAAATTACAGTTGTTGCTACAATAAGTGCGATAGCCGCTAACATTTGGTTAACGATACCGAACAATGGCCATAGTGTATTGATACCGCCTAACGGATCAGTTACACCAACAACTAAGAAATAACCCCAGCCTGCAACGACTAACGCACTCGTGAAATATACAGCCGGCATAGAGTCTGTTTTTCGAAGAGGCTTGTATATTTGTCCGAGAAGATCCTGCAGCATAAACCTACCTACCCGGGTCCCTGCGTCTATGGTTGTCAGTATGAACACGGCTTCAAACAGTATCGCAAAATGGTACCAGAACGCCATCAGCTGTGGTCCACCGATTACTTGTGAGAATATTTGTGCGATCCCTACTGCTAGTGAAGGAGCACCACCTGTTCGAGAAAGAATCGATTCTTCATCCACATTTTTAGCGAGCTCATTAATCTCGTCTGCTGATACCGTGAATCCCCAAGAGGATATCGTTGTAGCAGCGGTCGCGACATCCGTTCCGATCGCAGCACCTGGTGAGTTGATCGCGAAATAGATTCCAGGAGTCAGGAGGGTTGCCGCTACCATCGCCATGATCGCGACAAATGATTCTGTTAGCATACCAGCATAACCAATCATAGGAGCATGCTGCTCGTTCGCAATTAGTTTAGGCGATGTTCCTGAAGAGATCAAAGCATGGAACCCAGAGATGGCTCCACAAGCAATCGTAATAAACAAGAACGGAAAGAGATTTCCTGCGAATACCGGCCCCGTTCCATCAATAAATTTAGTAAGAGCAGGCATTTGAATCTCAGGCATTACGATTAGAATACCGAGTGCCATCATTCCGATTACCCCTACTTTTAGGAACGTACTTAAATAGTCTCTTGGCGCTAGAAGCATCCAAACAGGAAGAACGGATGCAAGAAAACCATAAACGATCAGCATCCAAGCCAAAGTCTCACCATCGAATGTAAAAAGAGGTGCAAGTGTTGGTGAATCTGCTACCCATTGGCCGCTGACTAAAGCGAAAATCAACAATACAAAGCCAATAATAGACGCTTCCCCTACTCTTCCCGGACGTAGATATCGCATATAAACACCCATAAAAAGAGCAATTGGAATGGTCATCGCAATCGTATATGTACCCCATGGGCTTGACTTAAGTGCGTTAACAACTACTAGAGCTAGCACGGCGATTAAAATAACCATAATAGCAAAAACACCGATAAGCGCTAGCATTCCACCAACTGGCCCTATTTCTTCTTTTGCAATCTGACCAATTGATTTACCTCTGCGTCTCATGGAAATAATTAAAATAACAAAATCTTGTACAGCACCAGCAAGAACGGCTCCTACAATAATCCAGATGGTCCCAGGGAGATATCCCATCTGTGCAGCTAATGTAGGACCTACAAGTGGACCTGCACCTGCGATGGCTGCAAAATGGTGTCCATAAAGAACCCATTTGTTTGTCGGCACATAATCCTTACCATCTGCATATCTTTCTGCAGGTGTTGCATTGTTTTTATTAAGGCTGAAGATTTTTGTAGCAATAAATCGTGCATAAAAGCGGTAAGCAATAGCATACGTACACAATGACGCAACAACAAACCAAATTGCATTGATCTTCTCATCTCTTTGGAGCGCGATGATCGATAAGGCGATTCCCCCAGCTAAAGCAATCCCAATCCATAATAGCGCTTTCAAAAAGGGGTTCTTCTTTTTTGCTTGCACATTTCTTTGGAGCTCCATAAGCCTTCTTTCCTCCTCAATAGTGGTAATATAATATGTACAAGATGAATTATAACAAATATTCTTAATTTTTAAATAAATAAAATGGAAAGAGGTGGATTATTTTGAAGAGAATTTTAATCACAGGAGGTACAGGCTTTGTAGGAGGCTTTTTGACCAACCACCTTACATCGCTTGGAAACGAGGTCTTTATTCTTACACGAAAAGATAAACAATCTCAGAAAAAAGGCGTTCAATATGTACAATGGATGGGAAACAATGAACCAGATCTGCCTCCGATCGATGCTGTAGTAAACCTTGCCGGAGAATCCATTAACGGTAGATGGACCGACGAAAAGAAACAGGCGATTTTAAACAGTCGTTTAAAAGTGACAGAAGCATTATTAAAGCTTGTAGAGGAGATGCCACAAAAGCCATCCGTTTGGATAAACGCGTCTGCTATTGGTTATTATGGAACTTCTGAGACGGAGGTTTTCACAGAAAGGTCACAGAAGCATGGCACAGACTTTTTAGCTGAAGTCGTAAGAGCATGGGAAACAAAAGCATCAGAAGCGGAATCTCTTGGCATCAGAACGGTATTTACAAGATTTGGCCTCGTATTAGGTAAAGATGGTGGAGTGCTTCCTCAACTAAGCCTTCCCTATCGCTTTTTTGCAGGTGGTACGGTTGGTTCAGGAGAGCAGTGGGTTTCTTGGGTTCATGTGGAAGACGTAGCAAAACTCATTACGGAAGCTATTAACAATGAACAATATTCTGGTCCTGTTAATGTAACTTCCCCACATCCCGTTACTATGAAAGAATTTGGTCAAGTAACAGGAGACGTTATGCATCGCCCACACTGGCTGCCTGCCCCTTCCATAGCGTTCAAGATTATGTTTGGAGAAATGAGTATGTTGATTCTAAAGGGACAGCAGGTACTTCCTGAAAAAGCGCAAAACTTAGGCTATACGTTCTCTTATCCTCACTTAAAGGGGGCTTTACATGATTTGTTACAATGATAATAAAAATAATTTATCAGGTGACACATTATGAAAACATTAATCCAAAAAGCTAAAGTATATCCGATCACGAGCAGCGAACTTCCGCAAGGAGATGTTCTAGTTGAGAACGGCAAAATCATAGCTGTCGAAACGCACATAGAACCCTCAGCTGACATGGAGATCATCCAAGCTGAAAACCTTCATCTTCTTCCCGGATTCATTGATGTTCATACTCATCTAGGTTTGTATGACGAAGGAACAGGATGGGCTGGAAATGATGCTAACGAGACTCACGAGGTGCTTACTCCTCATATTCGTGCGATCGATGGCTGTCACCCTCTCGACATCGCTTTTAAAGATGCCGTACGTTATGGGGTAACAACAGCTCACATCATGCCTGGAAGTGCGAATGTTATTGGTGGAACAACTTCTGTTATCAAAACACATGGGCACGATATTAGAAAAATGATCATTAAGGAAACTGCTGGACTGAAGATCGCGTTAGGTGAAAATCCAAAACGGATCCATAGTGGGCGCCATAATGACTCTATCACTCGTATGGGAATTATGGGCATGCTTCGTGAAGCTTTTTATCAAGCAAAAGATTCAGCTTATCAAGATAATTTGCGTGTTGCACCGATCGCAGCTGCTTTAAACCGTGAGATTCCTGTTCGCATCCATGCTCACCGTGCAGATGATATTCTTTCTGCGATCCGCTTTGCTGAGGAATTCAACTTAGATTTTCGTATTGAACATTGTACAGAAGGTCATCTTATTGCAGACTCGTTCAAAGATTTGAACTTAAAAGTAAGTGTTGGTCCTACACTAACACGTAAGTCTAAGATCGAACTGAAGAACAAATCGTGGGAAACCTATCGTATACTATCCGAAAATAATGTTGAGGTCTCAATTACGACCGATCATCCTTACATTCCGATTCAATATTTAAACGTTTGCGCGGCAATTGCCGTTAGAGAAGGATTGAGTGAAAAAAAAGCGCTTGAAGGAATTACGATCGCTCCAGCCAAAAACCTTGGAATTCATGATCGGGTAGGCAGTATTGAGCCAGGAAAAGATGCTGATTTATCCCTCTGGACTGAGCATCCGTTCCACTTTTCTGCTACCCCTGTCATGACCATGATCGACGGAGAAATAATTTACAAAAAATCTACAAAATAACTATTTTCTTTTTTAAAAAAATGTCTTATTATACAATTAGAGCAACATGCGGATTATATGAATCCGGAACAGTTTAAAAGTCGCTCCCGAATCAAATACAACATTATTTTCATAAATTAAATATTGAAGCAAGGGAAGGCAATTGGTGCGCCACCAGCTATGACTGGTCCTAGTGGGTTCGATTCCCACCCCGAATTAATTTTTATTCTTAATTCGAGGGTGGGGGATACTTCTGCCCTCTAGGAGGGATTAAATTGTTGAAAAAGCGTGATTTATCAGAGAGTCATGTTCTTTACAATTTAATGGTGCACCCAGACGTCTTCCCTTTTGTGCGTCAAAAAGCGGCTTCATTTGAAGAA encodes:
- a CDS encoding TIGR01777 family oxidoreductase, translating into MKRILITGGTGFVGGFLTNHLTSLGNEVFILTRKDKQSQKKGVQYVQWMGNNEPDLPPIDAVVNLAGESINGRWTDEKKQAILNSRLKVTEALLKLVEEMPQKPSVWINASAIGYYGTSETEVFTERSQKHGTDFLAEVVRAWETKASEAESLGIRTVFTRFGLVLGKDGGVLPQLSLPYRFFAGGTVGSGEQWVSWVHVEDVAKLITEAINNEQYSGPVNVTSPHPVTMKEFGQVTGDVMHRPHWLPAPSIAFKIMFGEMSMLILKGQQVLPEKAQNLGYTFSYPHLKGALHDLLQ
- a CDS encoding amidohydrolase, which gives rise to MKTLIQKAKVYPITSSELPQGDVLVENGKIIAVETHIEPSADMEIIQAENLHLLPGFIDVHTHLGLYDEGTGWAGNDANETHEVLTPHIRAIDGCHPLDIAFKDAVRYGVTTAHIMPGSANVIGGTTSVIKTHGHDIRKMIIKETAGLKIALGENPKRIHSGRHNDSITRMGIMGMLREAFYQAKDSAYQDNLRVAPIAAALNREIPVRIHAHRADDILSAIRFAEEFNLDFRIEHCTEGHLIADSFKDLNLKVSVGPTLTRKSKIELKNKSWETYRILSENNVEVSITTDHPYIPIQYLNVCAAIAVREGLSEKKALEGITIAPAKNLGIHDRVGSIEPGKDADLSLWTEHPFHFSATPVMTMIDGEIIYKKSTK
- a CDS encoding carbon starvation CstA family protein; translation: MELQRNVQAKKKNPFLKALLWIGIALAGGIALSIIALQRDEKINAIWFVVASLCTYAIAYRFYARFIATKIFSLNKNNATPAERYADGKDYVPTNKWVLYGHHFAAIAGAGPLVGPTLAAQMGYLPGTIWIIVGAVLAGAVQDFVILIISMRRRGKSIGQIAKEEIGPVGGMLALIGVFAIMVILIAVLALVVVNALKSSPWGTYTIAMTIPIALFMGVYMRYLRPGRVGEASIIGFVLLIFALVSGQWVADSPTLAPLFTFDGETLAWMLIVYGFLASVLPVWMLLAPRDYLSTFLKVGVIGMMALGILIVMPEIQMPALTKFIDGTGPVFAGNLFPFLFITIACGAISGFHALISSGTSPKLIANEQHAPMIGYAGMLTESFVAIMAMVAATLLTPGIYFAINSPGAAIGTDVATAATTISSWGFTVSADEINELAKNVDEESILSRTGGAPSLAVGIAQIFSQVIGGPQLMAFWYHFAILFEAVFILTTIDAGTRVGRFMLQDLLGQIYKPLRKTDSMPAVYFTSALVVAGWGYFLVVGVTDPLGGINTLWPLFGIVNQMLAAIALIVATTVILKMGKKKFVWVTLVPLAWLMIVTFSAAWQKIFSDVPKIGFLKQAEVMKEAIASGNLPATVPSIEAAEKLVFNNTLNAYLTAIFMLLILGVLIDAMRIWYKAVKSEKPLETVEEPFVQTKLGDVS